One window of Streptomyces sp. NBC_00273 genomic DNA carries:
- a CDS encoding nuclear transport factor 2 family protein, which yields MRDGDRGWNWNGVSSSGHRAGPVETSGDPHEAVAQADLVILASFDGPACRQVLEDVRGSLRADTIVLNTSTIAPAEASEPARQIGGSYVHAPVLGSVRAASGGTLLILTAASLALIAHNNLVGAVVALRDSLQQSDALGPSLAQALDVLELGQLGGLLSDQRPFSVGGSGAVTAELTTGALAYDMALLAAASNTPCAAQPCWPTPPGRPAPDEPTRSRRIDTIDVHGTVATAAVSLSHGADTFTDIFLLVRVDVVWRIANEACHRHS from the coding sequence CTGCGGGATGGGGACCGAGGCTGGAACTGGAACGGTGTCAGCAGCTCGGGGCACAGGGCGGGCCCCGTCGAGACATCCGGCGATCCGCACGAGGCCGTGGCGCAGGCCGACCTCGTGATTCTGGCCTCGTTCGACGGTCCGGCCTGCCGGCAGGTCCTCGAGGACGTCCGTGGCTCGCTGCGAGCAGACACGATCGTGCTGAACACCAGCACCATCGCTCCTGCCGAGGCGTCGGAACCGGCCCGGCAAATCGGCGGGTCCTACGTGCACGCGCCCGTGCTCGGCTCCGTACGTGCTGCCTCCGGCGGCACCCTGCTGATCCTCACCGCCGCTTCGCTCGCGCTGATCGCCCACAACAACCTCGTCGGCGCCGTCGTGGCGCTACGCGACTCGCTGCAGCAGTCCGATGCCCTCGGGCCTTCCCTGGCCCAGGCACTGGACGTCCTCGAACTCGGCCAGCTCGGCGGTCTCCTATCCGACCAACGCCCTTTTTCCGTAGGCGGGTCGGGTGCGGTCACCGCTGAACTCACCACCGGTGCGCTGGCCTATGACATGGCCCTTCTGGCTGCCGCGTCGAACACCCCCTGCGCAGCGCAGCCGTGCTGGCCGACACCCCCTGGCCGGCCGGCCCCCGACGAACCGACCCGGTCTCGCCGCATCGACACCATCGATGTCCACGGCACCGTCGCGACTGCCGCCGTGTCGCTCTCGCACGGCGCGGACACGTTCACCGACATCTTCTTGTTGGTCCGGGTCGACGTCGTCTGGCGCATCGCCAACGAGGCGTGCCACCGGCATTCCTGA
- a CDS encoding VenA family class IV lanthipeptide, with product MENRDLELLAHLHALPETDPVGVDGAAFAATCECVGLLTLLNTVCIGISCAG from the coding sequence ATGGAGAACCGCGACCTCGAACTGCTGGCTCACCTGCACGCCCTTCCGGAGACCGACCCGGTCGGCGTCGACGGAGCGGCCTTCGCCGCGACGTGTGAGTGCGTCGGCCTGCTGACGCTGCTCAACACCGTCTGTATCGGCATCAGCTGCGCCGGCTAA
- a CDS encoding ABC transporter permease, giving the protein MTAPALPAPDASRTPDEPGARDGSVREPGPRLRHELRAIHGLVHRDLLRLSAQPTHTALMLLQPVLYLFVLGGGLAALIPNSSLGVGYQTYLFPGMLMMTVQTPAIMVGIRLITDRQSGYLRELLMAPVRRSTLLLGCCAGGTIVSTVQGAVLLGLAGAVGLPYDPLLLVLLLGGMIVTSFTITALSLALAVSLNRPEVFHMLLGLVMMPLLFLSGGFFPIQNLPGWAHALAAANPLAYGVDLLRRCITLRVPDQAATAGIEWSGWQPPLLLEGALLLAGGVAALLWAAHRFSRPE; this is encoded by the coding sequence ATGACCGCACCCGCCCTCCCGGCCCCGGACGCCTCCCGCACCCCGGACGAACCCGGCGCCCGCGACGGCAGCGTCCGCGAGCCGGGGCCCCGCCTGCGCCACGAACTGCGCGCCATTCACGGCCTGGTCCACCGCGATCTGCTGCGCCTGTCCGCCCAGCCCACCCACACCGCCCTGATGCTGCTCCAGCCGGTGCTCTACCTCTTCGTCCTGGGGGGCGGTCTGGCCGCCCTGATCCCGAACTCCTCACTGGGCGTCGGCTACCAGACCTACCTCTTCCCGGGCATGCTGATGATGACGGTACAGACGCCGGCCATCATGGTCGGCATCCGTCTGATCACCGACCGGCAGAGCGGCTACCTGCGCGAACTCCTGATGGCCCCGGTCCGCCGCTCCACCCTGCTCCTCGGATGCTGCGCCGGCGGCACCATCGTCTCCACGGTGCAGGGCGCCGTCCTGCTCGGCCTGGCCGGCGCCGTCGGCCTGCCCTACGATCCGCTCCTCCTGGTGCTGCTCCTCGGCGGCATGATCGTGACCTCCTTCACCATCACGGCCCTGTCCCTCGCCCTCGCGGTCAGCCTCAACCGGCCCGAGGTCTTCCACATGCTGCTCGGCCTGGTGATGATGCCGCTGCTGTTCCTGTCCGGTGGCTTCTTCCCGATCCAGAACCTGCCGGGTTGGGCCCACGCACTGGCCGCCGCCAATCCGCTGGCCTACGGAGTGGACCTGCTCCGCCGCTGCATCACGCTACGGGTACCGGACCAGGCGGCCACCGCGGGCATCGAGTGGTCCGGCTGGCAACCTCCCCTGCTCCTGGAAGGCGCCCTGCTACTGGCCGGCGGCGTCGCAGCCCTGCTCTGGGCCGCCCACCGCTTCAGCCGCCCCGAATGA
- a CDS encoding GNAT family N-acetyltransferase: MADELLLMRTRELWAELAGVPVEFGPSGGAKVVVAPGSLRCPPSWTGIVRIGDAALVTAPSVQAARMVDDATQKMTHEEVVDIARLRALLPVLDVLGPASLFYLGRDGLLPAHGGTEVEQLPIGDRGLAALLALAGEEEAGESGLEDISSPAFCLRRGHEVVAAAGYRSRPQSVAHLSVLVSPHCRGRRLARAVASAAVAHALGAGLLPQWRARPHPSQRVAVALGFHELGAQLSVRLGDVPLDQGR; this comes from the coding sequence ATGGCTGACGAGCTCTTACTCATGCGTACCCGCGAGCTTTGGGCGGAGCTGGCGGGCGTACCAGTCGAGTTCGGTCCTTCAGGAGGGGCAAAGGTTGTGGTCGCGCCCGGGTCGCTGCGGTGTCCGCCATCGTGGACCGGGATCGTGCGGATCGGTGACGCCGCCCTCGTCACTGCGCCGAGCGTGCAGGCCGCCAGGATGGTGGACGACGCCACGCAGAAGATGACCCACGAGGAGGTCGTTGACATCGCTCGTCTGCGTGCGCTGCTGCCCGTTCTCGATGTTCTCGGGCCAGCTTCGCTCTTCTATCTCGGCCGGGACGGACTTCTTCCTGCGCATGGAGGAACCGAGGTCGAGCAGTTGCCCATCGGTGATCGCGGCCTGGCCGCGCTGCTGGCCCTGGCCGGGGAGGAGGAGGCCGGAGAGAGCGGTCTGGAGGACATCTCCTCCCCCGCGTTCTGTCTTCGCCGGGGCCATGAAGTGGTAGCCGCAGCCGGGTACCGGTCCCGGCCGCAGTCGGTCGCTCACCTGAGCGTGCTGGTGAGCCCGCACTGTCGGGGCCGGCGCCTGGCCCGGGCCGTGGCGTCCGCAGCAGTGGCCCATGCCCTCGGCGCTGGGTTGTTGCCGCAGTGGAGGGCGCGGCCCCATCCATCACAGCGTGTGGCGGTAGCTCTGGGGTTCCACGAATTGGGCGCCCAGCTCAGCGTTCGGCTCGGCGACGTCCCCCTCGACCAGGGCCGGTAG
- a CDS encoding ATP-binding cassette domain-containing protein — protein sequence MQPHAGDDTRPRASLLTTVPTHTDATRSAAQPVLAISTRGLVKSYPRPDGTTTHAVRGLDLDVLQGETFAFLGPNGAGKSTTLALLCALARPTAGQATVAGVDVLSRPDQVRRLVGMLFQHSALDPDLTAEQNLHIHARLYGLRRRDARLRTAEMLEVVGLTDRRRSLVRTLSGGMRRRLELARGLLHAPRILFLDEPTTGLDPHARAQVWEHLRDLRDQHGSTLFVTTHYLEEAENCDRLGIIDHGRLVAQGTPLALKTAIGDDRVALRTSDDAAARQVVERTVPSDLAITLDSDGVSLRLPNGSAWIPRLCAALEAHGIAVHAASATAPTLDDVFFHHTGRSIHTPRPHHTPAAPAPGGTTAAPEEAP from the coding sequence ATGCAGCCACATGCCGGTGACGACACTCGCCCCCGGGCCAGCCTCCTGACCACCGTACCGACGCATACGGATGCCACGCGGTCCGCTGCCCAGCCGGTCCTCGCCATCAGCACGCGCGGCCTGGTCAAGAGCTACCCGCGGCCGGACGGCACCACCACCCATGCCGTGCGCGGCCTCGACCTCGACGTGCTCCAGGGAGAGACCTTCGCCTTCCTCGGCCCCAACGGAGCAGGAAAGTCCACCACCCTCGCCCTGCTGTGCGCCCTGGCCCGCCCCACCGCCGGACAGGCCACGGTGGCGGGCGTCGACGTACTCAGCCGGCCGGACCAGGTACGAAGACTGGTCGGGATGCTCTTCCAGCACAGCGCCCTGGACCCGGACCTGACGGCCGAGCAGAACCTGCACATCCACGCGCGCCTCTACGGACTGCGCCGCCGCGACGCCCGTCTGCGCACCGCCGAGATGCTCGAAGTGGTCGGCCTGACCGACCGGCGACGATCCCTCGTGCGCACCCTGTCCGGAGGCATGCGCCGCCGACTGGAGCTCGCCCGCGGCCTGCTGCACGCACCCCGGATCCTGTTCCTCGACGAGCCGACCACCGGACTCGACCCGCACGCCCGAGCCCAGGTCTGGGAGCACCTGCGCGACTTGCGCGACCAGCACGGCAGCACGCTCTTCGTCACCACCCACTACCTGGAGGAGGCGGAGAACTGCGACCGCCTCGGCATCATCGACCACGGCCGACTCGTGGCCCAGGGCACGCCCCTCGCGCTGAAGACCGCGATCGGGGACGACCGGGTGGCGCTGCGCACCAGCGACGACGCGGCAGCACGACAGGTCGTGGAGCGGACCGTGCCGTCGGACCTCGCCATCACCCTGGACAGCGACGGGGTGTCCCTGCGGCTGCCCAACGGCAGTGCCTGGATTCCCCGCCTGTGCGCGGCACTGGAAGCCCACGGCATCGCCGTGCACGCCGCGTCCGCCACCGCACCGACGCTCGACGACGTCTTCTTCCACCACACCGGCCGCAGCATCCACACCCCCCGGCCCCACCACACACCGGCCGCCCCGGCCCCGGGTGGCACCACGGCAGCGCCCGAGGAGGCCCCATGA
- a CDS encoding alpha/beta fold hydrolase — protein sequence MSNLVDAADPSVTFVLVHGSGSNAYGWSPVAAELGLRGHRVVAVDLPGHGPGAYLPLSYQAPQDLERLRTEPSPIAGTTLADCAAHVAAVVRRAHRNGPVVLAGQSLGGVTVNAAADLVPELISHLVYVSALCPSKRASVRELMETPEAATSYIFRMTPVPTPPELGVTRVNWRSNDPAFLQIAKEAMAADYSDAEVRAMLNILEPDESAAIGASDGRGLAHKWGRIPRTFVRFTEDRTLPLALQDLMIRDADETTPNNRFRVRSLAAPHIGPRDPALLADELEQAARLCR from the coding sequence ATGAGTAACTTAGTGGATGCGGCCGATCCGTCGGTCACTTTCGTCCTGGTCCATGGGTCGGGCAGCAACGCCTACGGCTGGTCTCCCGTAGCGGCCGAACTGGGCCTGCGCGGGCACCGCGTGGTCGCGGTCGACTTGCCCGGCCACGGCCCCGGCGCCTACCTCCCGCTCTCGTACCAGGCGCCGCAGGACCTGGAGCGGCTGCGCACGGAGCCCTCGCCGATCGCCGGAACGACCCTGGCCGACTGTGCCGCACATGTGGCCGCGGTGGTGCGGCGGGCACACCGCAACGGCCCGGTGGTCCTGGCCGGCCAGAGCCTGGGGGGTGTCACCGTGAACGCGGCGGCCGACCTGGTGCCCGAGCTCATCTCGCACCTGGTGTACGTCTCCGCCCTGTGCCCGTCGAAGCGGGCCTCGGTGAGGGAGTTGATGGAGACCCCGGAAGCGGCCACGAGCTACATCTTCAGGATGACCCCCGTCCCCACCCCGCCGGAGCTCGGGGTCACCCGGGTCAACTGGCGGAGCAACGATCCGGCCTTCCTCCAGATCGCCAAGGAGGCGATGGCGGCCGACTACTCCGACGCCGAGGTGAGGGCCATGCTCAACATCCTCGAACCGGACGAGTCGGCCGCGATCGGGGCCTCCGACGGTCGCGGTCTGGCGCACAAGTGGGGCAGGATCCCGCGCACGTTCGTGCGGTTCACCGAGGACCGTACGCTCCCACTGGCACTCCAGGACCTGATGATCCGGGACGCTGACGAGACGACCCCGAACAACCGGTTCCGCGTACGGTCCTTGGCCGCCCCGCACATCGGCCCCCGCGACCCGGCGCTGCTGGCGGACGAACTGGAGCAGGCGGCCCGACTCTGCCGCTGA
- a CDS encoding DUF4241 domain-containing protein, protein MFTPGSLLGARSDDPRQLVEVVEVARVSSIRVPSGRLVVDTPWLQDEDEEPRELVVRIPPGVYGVDAAWTEAPYEFMGKYFSGREVAATRLCVREGTVAVWEMGLAVGDDIERLRQGDEVGFNTDTSTGSFGDAAAWPALTAPFRTFWEQRRTAPGTLVSRATESLGDGEFEMVRDEAQGADLITFSATEGLSVAWLGRTEDGELSAIVVMGHMGMEALA, encoded by the coding sequence GTGTTCACACCGGGCAGCCTCCTCGGGGCGCGAAGTGACGACCCGCGGCAGCTCGTTGAGGTGGTGGAGGTGGCTCGGGTCTCGTCGATCCGCGTACCGAGCGGCCGGCTCGTGGTGGACACCCCATGGCTGCAGGACGAAGACGAGGAGCCGCGGGAGCTCGTGGTTCGCATCCCTCCCGGTGTGTACGGGGTGGATGCGGCATGGACGGAGGCACCGTACGAGTTCATGGGGAAGTACTTCTCCGGCCGCGAGGTAGCCGCGACGCGTCTGTGCGTGCGGGAGGGCACGGTGGCGGTCTGGGAAATGGGTCTCGCCGTGGGCGACGACATCGAACGTCTTCGTCAGGGCGACGAAGTCGGGTTCAACACGGACACCTCCACCGGAAGCTTCGGCGACGCGGCAGCCTGGCCTGCGCTGACAGCGCCGTTCCGCACCTTCTGGGAGCAGCGCAGGACAGCACCGGGCACGCTCGTGTCCCGTGCCACCGAGAGCTTGGGCGACGGCGAGTTCGAGATGGTCCGCGATGAAGCCCAAGGCGCAGACCTGATCACCTTCTCCGCCACTGAAGGACTCTCCGTTGCCTGGCTCGGCCGGACGGAGGACGGCGAGCTCAGCGCCATCGTCGTCATGGGCCACATGGGGATGGAAGCGTTGGCCTGA
- a CDS encoding MFS transporter — protein MSTSAQADPGRGLFSRRDRAVIAAAAISMLLVQMDWFALNLMLPVIARDFGTPTTDLQWLVSGYMLALGALMITGGRAADLLGRRRVLITGLLGFGVVSVVCAAAQNTAWLSAGRVVQGCTAALIFPVSVAVVTAYFRDARQGRAVATVLAFSAIGTALGPFIGGAFAEHVSWRAVFLLNVPFCVAATVLMLRYVPETRDEEAAGGLDLPGVITLAAGLSAVMIGVDQGQRWGWSSPATLACFVGGAALLAVFVRLERRTAEPLLDLALLRNRPFVVITLAGSLSNIVYCLVAVLSALYLQQARGLSPLDSGLVFLSLSVGAGAASYGAGHLAQHTRPESLMAAGMLLCGVSLFALTWATSLALYTAIFAVVGLGVGLGWALTNVATQSYVPANRLAAASGLVLTSLVLLGAMAVAVASTVLEVISGSASSAASDGPAIELVLRAAALLSLLGAAALAVLVRRVRV, from the coding sequence ATGAGCACATCCGCACAGGCGGATCCGGGCCGGGGGCTCTTCTCCCGGCGCGACCGGGCGGTGATCGCGGCCGCGGCCATCTCCATGCTGCTCGTGCAGATGGACTGGTTCGCCCTCAACCTCATGCTCCCCGTCATTGCCCGCGATTTCGGCACCCCCACCACCGACCTCCAGTGGCTGGTCAGCGGCTACATGCTCGCTCTCGGCGCCCTCATGATCACGGGCGGTCGGGCTGCCGACCTGCTCGGCCGGCGGCGCGTCCTCATCACCGGGCTGCTCGGCTTCGGCGTGGTTTCCGTCGTGTGCGCCGCCGCCCAGAACACCGCGTGGCTCTCTGCGGGCCGAGTCGTCCAGGGATGCACGGCCGCCCTGATCTTCCCCGTCTCCGTCGCGGTGGTGACGGCCTACTTCCGCGACGCCCGCCAGGGCCGGGCCGTCGCCACCGTCCTCGCCTTCAGCGCCATCGGCACCGCCCTGGGCCCCTTCATCGGCGGCGCCTTCGCCGAACACGTCAGCTGGCGTGCCGTGTTCCTGCTGAACGTGCCCTTCTGCGTCGCCGCCACCGTACTCATGCTGCGCTACGTCCCCGAGACCCGGGACGAGGAGGCCGCCGGGGGCCTGGACCTCCCCGGGGTCATCACACTCGCGGCCGGGCTGAGCGCGGTCATGATCGGGGTGGACCAGGGCCAGCGCTGGGGCTGGAGCTCACCCGCCACCCTGGCCTGCTTCGTCGGCGGGGCCGCGCTCCTGGCCGTGTTCGTACGACTGGAGCGGCGGACCGCCGAACCCCTCCTCGACCTCGCGCTGCTGCGCAACCGCCCGTTCGTCGTCATCACGCTGGCCGGCTCGCTGTCCAACATCGTCTACTGCCTGGTCGCGGTGCTGTCCGCGCTCTACCTCCAGCAGGCCCGCGGGCTCTCCCCGCTCGACTCCGGACTGGTCTTCCTGTCCCTGTCCGTCGGGGCCGGAGCCGCCAGCTACGGGGCGGGCCACCTCGCACAACACACGCGCCCCGAATCGCTGATGGCCGCCGGGATGCTGCTCTGCGGTGTCAGCCTGTTCGCCCTCACCTGGGCCACCTCGCTCGCCCTCTACACTGCGATCTTCGCCGTGGTCGGCCTCGGCGTGGGCCTCGGCTGGGCACTGACCAATGTGGCCACCCAGTCCTATGTGCCCGCGAACCGGCTCGCCGCCGCTTCCGGACTCGTCCTGACCTCGCTGGTGTTGCTCGGAGCCATGGCGGTGGCCGTGGCCTCCACCGTGCTGGAAGTGATCAGCGGCTCCGCAAGCAGTGCGGCCTCCGACGGCCCCGCCATCGAGTTGGTCCTGCGTGCCGCGGCCCTGCTCTCGTTGCTCGGGGCGGCCGCACTGGCGGTGCTCGTGCGCCGCGTCAGGGTCTGA
- a CDS encoding DUF4259 domain-containing protein yields the protein MGTWDAGPFDNDTAADFCGDLDEAAVGEREGIVRGALTRVIDTASGYLEAPESDQAVAAAALVAAQCPGGEPAHPVYGPEESLPDLTGLRDLALQALDRVMTEPSELMELWAGSDGAPWRANICRLQNVLLPSLPGEQLRLI from the coding sequence ATGGGGACGTGGGACGCCGGGCCCTTCGACAACGACACCGCGGCAGACTTCTGCGGCGACCTCGATGAGGCGGCCGTAGGCGAACGCGAGGGAATCGTCCGAGGCGCTCTCACTCGTGTGATCGACACCGCGAGCGGCTACCTCGAAGCACCCGAATCCGATCAGGCCGTAGCCGCGGCCGCCCTCGTTGCCGCGCAATGCCCTGGGGGTGAGCCGGCCCATCCCGTTTATGGGCCGGAAGAGTCCCTTCCCGACCTCACCGGCCTGCGCGATCTCGCCCTCCAGGCCCTCGACCGGGTCATGACCGAGCCGTCCGAACTGATGGAACTGTGGGCGGGATCGGATGGCGCCCCCTGGCGTGCGAACATCTGCCGCCTGCAGAACGTGCTCCTGCCCAGCCTCCCGGGGGAGCAGCTCCGCCTGATCTGA
- the lanL gene encoding class IV lanthionine synthetase LanL, producing MTSQSTEVDLEILLRQALQDTGTDTRWTIDADDMWCRLVRESESGTRRRQGWKLHVSATAASAPEVLAKALGVLLREESGFKFVRFLEQVSALNSRATPRGSSGKFITVYPASDDDAARIALELHRATAGLAGPRILSDQPYAAHSLVHYRYGAFVGRRQLSEQGLLVWCIEDPDGNPVEDKRTGQYSPPSWAVSPFPASVPLPPQQEKKASGPVLLSGRFSVREAIRHTNKGGVYRGTDVTTDAPVVIKEARPHVEGDASGSDVRDWLRAEARTLEKLKGTGLAPEPLGMFETGGHLFLAQEEVPGVPLRTWVAERLRDVGAERYRADALAQVGRLVELVAAAHAHGCVLRDFTPGNVMVRPDGELRLIDLELAVLQDDVPLPTQVGTPGFSAPERLVGAPVSPTADYYSLGATVCFVLAGKVPNLLPEEPATRPAEQRFAEWLSACAGTLRLPDGLPEMIRGLMKDDPGERWDPARAREALRETEPTRPARPAAGPEPTADPHPATQAAVTGMVNHLVDSMTPTDDQWLWPVSTLAGETDPCTVQQGAAGVLAVLTRYFELTGDPRLPEVISTAGHWIAARTDTRSIRPGLHFGGRGTAWALYEAGRAIDDSVLTGHALDLALAPLESTPSHDITHGSAGSGLAAAHLWHRTGDPRLAELVVDAADRLAAAAQLEPSGVSWPVPAEAVSEEAGKRYLGFAHGTSGIGCFLLAAAAISNRSEHLELAVAAGELLVAHAVMVGPAAQWPAQASNVPTAPYWCHGSAGIGSFLVRLWQRTGDKRFGDLARGATHAVVERASRAALAQCHGLAGNGDFLLDMADATGDPAYRAMAEDLARLLVSERAHRAGHVVFPNEYGDVSTSWSDGSAGILAFLLRTHHTDSRHWMIQQPG from the coding sequence ATGACGAGTCAATCGACCGAAGTCGACCTCGAAATTCTGCTCCGCCAGGCGCTACAGGACACGGGCACGGACACGCGTTGGACGATCGACGCGGACGATATGTGGTGCCGCCTAGTACGCGAGTCGGAGTCGGGTACACGACGCCGGCAGGGCTGGAAGTTGCACGTGTCCGCGACGGCCGCCTCCGCACCGGAAGTCCTCGCGAAGGCTCTCGGCGTGCTGCTGCGCGAGGAGTCGGGATTCAAGTTCGTCCGCTTCCTCGAGCAGGTGAGCGCGCTCAACTCCCGTGCCACGCCTCGGGGAAGCTCGGGCAAGTTCATCACCGTCTACCCGGCCTCCGACGACGACGCGGCCCGAATAGCACTCGAGCTGCACAGGGCCACCGCCGGACTGGCCGGTCCCCGGATCCTGTCCGACCAGCCGTACGCCGCGCACAGCCTCGTGCACTATCGCTACGGCGCCTTCGTCGGCCGGCGGCAGCTGTCGGAGCAGGGCCTGCTGGTGTGGTGCATCGAGGACCCCGACGGCAATCCCGTGGAAGACAAGCGCACCGGTCAGTACTCTCCGCCCTCCTGGGCGGTCAGCCCCTTCCCCGCCTCGGTACCGCTCCCGCCGCAACAGGAGAAGAAGGCGAGTGGCCCCGTGCTGCTCAGCGGCCGGTTCTCCGTACGGGAAGCGATCCGCCACACCAACAAGGGCGGCGTGTACCGGGGCACGGACGTCACCACCGACGCCCCCGTGGTGATCAAGGAGGCCCGGCCGCACGTCGAGGGCGACGCATCCGGATCCGACGTCCGCGACTGGCTGCGGGCCGAAGCCAGGACGCTGGAGAAGCTCAAGGGCACGGGACTGGCACCGGAACCGCTCGGGATGTTCGAAACGGGCGGGCACCTGTTCCTCGCCCAAGAGGAAGTGCCGGGCGTGCCCCTGCGCACCTGGGTCGCCGAACGCCTCCGCGACGTCGGAGCCGAACGCTACCGAGCGGACGCGCTGGCCCAGGTCGGACGTCTGGTGGAGCTGGTCGCCGCGGCCCACGCCCACGGCTGCGTACTGCGGGACTTCACCCCCGGCAACGTCATGGTCCGCCCCGACGGTGAACTGCGCCTCATCGACCTGGAGCTCGCCGTCCTCCAGGACGACGTCCCGCTCCCGACCCAAGTGGGGACCCCCGGCTTCAGCGCCCCCGAACGCCTGGTGGGCGCTCCCGTCTCCCCGACCGCGGACTACTACAGCCTCGGCGCCACCGTGTGCTTCGTCCTCGCCGGAAAGGTACCGAACCTGCTGCCCGAGGAGCCTGCCACCCGGCCCGCGGAGCAGCGGTTCGCCGAGTGGCTGAGCGCCTGCGCCGGAACACTGCGGTTGCCGGACGGCCTGCCGGAGATGATCCGCGGGCTGATGAAGGACGATCCCGGCGAGCGCTGGGACCCCGCCAGGGCCCGCGAGGCACTCCGCGAGACGGAGCCGACGCGGCCGGCGCGTCCTGCCGCTGGGCCGGAGCCGACGGCCGACCCGCACCCCGCGACGCAGGCCGCGGTCACCGGGATGGTGAACCACCTCGTCGATTCGATGACCCCGACCGACGACCAATGGCTGTGGCCCGTGTCCACCCTGGCCGGAGAGACCGACCCCTGCACCGTGCAGCAAGGTGCGGCAGGCGTTCTGGCAGTCCTGACACGGTACTTCGAGCTCACCGGCGACCCACGGCTGCCTGAGGTGATCTCCACGGCGGGCCACTGGATAGCCGCCCGTACCGACACCCGCTCCATACGCCCGGGGCTGCACTTCGGAGGCCGCGGAACCGCCTGGGCGCTGTACGAAGCCGGACGCGCCATCGACGACAGCGTGCTCACCGGCCATGCGCTGGACCTGGCGCTGGCCCCGCTCGAGTCGACACCCAGCCACGACATCACCCACGGCTCCGCGGGCAGCGGCCTCGCCGCCGCCCACCTGTGGCACCGTACCGGCGACCCGCGCCTGGCCGAACTGGTCGTCGACGCAGCCGACCGGCTGGCTGCCGCCGCACAACTCGAGCCGTCCGGCGTGAGTTGGCCCGTCCCGGCCGAAGCCGTTTCCGAAGAGGCCGGCAAACGCTATCTGGGCTTCGCGCACGGAACATCCGGCATCGGCTGCTTCCTCCTCGCCGCCGCCGCCATCTCCAACCGTTCCGAGCACTTGGAGCTGGCCGTCGCGGCGGGGGAGCTCCTGGTGGCCCACGCCGTCATGGTCGGCCCAGCCGCCCAGTGGCCCGCCCAGGCCTCGAACGTACCCACGGCCCCGTACTGGTGCCACGGCTCGGCGGGCATCGGCTCCTTCCTCGTCCGCCTCTGGCAGCGGACCGGGGACAAACGGTTCGGCGATCTCGCCCGCGGCGCGACCCACGCCGTCGTCGAGCGTGCGTCCCGTGCCGCTCTCGCCCAGTGCCACGGGCTGGCGGGGAACGGTGACTTCCTCCTCGACATGGCCGACGCCACCGGGGACCCCGCCTACCGTGCGATGGCCGAGGACCTGGCCCGCCTCCTCGTCTCCGAACGGGCCCACCGCGCCGGCCACGTCGTCTTCCCCAACGAGTACGGGGACGTCTCGACGAGCTGGAGCGACGGGTCCGCAGGAATCCTGGCGTTCCTCCTGCGGACCCACCACACAGACTCCCGGCACTGGATGATCCAGCAGCCGGGCTGA